One genomic segment of Nocardioides cavernaquae includes these proteins:
- a CDS encoding enoyl-CoA hydratase family protein — MTEQTEAPFVRYSVEEGVATLTLDSPHNRNALSRKLVTELYQGFEQAVAADDVRVILIRSADRVFCSGADLSEAASTPMEEGALAIVELQRRIVACDKPVVVRLDGPVRAGGTGIVAAADVAIASEEAHFALTEVKLGVTPAIISLTILPKMTSRAASLTFLGGEKFTAAQAAEFGLITEAVPADQLDARVAAVCASFASGHPQGLRETKALLNRDILARIDERGAELAKLSARLFGTDEAREAMMAFLMKGK, encoded by the coding sequence ATGACCGAGCAGACCGAGGCCCCGTTCGTCCGCTACTCCGTGGAGGAGGGCGTCGCCACCCTGACCCTGGACTCGCCCCACAACCGCAACGCGCTCTCGCGCAAGCTGGTGACCGAGCTCTACCAGGGCTTCGAGCAGGCGGTCGCGGCAGACGACGTACGCGTCATCCTGATCCGCTCCGCCGACCGCGTCTTCTGCTCCGGCGCCGACCTCTCCGAGGCCGCGAGCACGCCGATGGAGGAGGGCGCGCTCGCGATCGTCGAGCTGCAGCGCCGCATCGTCGCCTGCGACAAGCCGGTCGTCGTCCGCCTCGACGGCCCGGTCCGCGCGGGCGGCACCGGCATCGTCGCCGCCGCTGACGTCGCGATCGCCAGCGAGGAGGCGCACTTCGCGCTCACCGAGGTGAAGCTCGGCGTCACGCCGGCGATCATCTCGCTCACGATCCTGCCCAAGATGACCTCGCGCGCGGCTTCCCTCACCTTCCTCGGCGGCGAGAAGTTCACCGCTGCCCAGGCTGCCGAGTTCGGGCTGATCACCGAGGCCGTCCCCGCCGACCAGCTCGACGCCCGCGTCGCTGCCGTCTGCGCGTCCTTCGCGTCCGGTCACCCGCAGGGACTGCGCGAGACCAAAGCGCTGCTGAACCGCGACATCCTGGCCCGGATCGACGAGCGCGGCGCCGAGCTGGCGAAGCTCTCGGCCCGGCTCTTCGGCACCGACGAGGCCCGCGAGGCGATGATGGCCTTCCTCATGAAGGGCAAGTAG
- a CDS encoding SigE family RNA polymerase sigma factor: MTTSVGTTALDSGGRVTDSIGFDEFVTLRSSALLRTAFLLTHDHALAEDLLQTALTKAWFAWRRIDGNPEPYVRKILVNSYASAWRRKWHGEQPTEFLPEHASAPADGEAAQDLWTAMERLPRRQRAVVVLRYFEDLTEAQTATVLDCSVGTVKSQTSKAFAKLRLDPALAVQEGEAR; the protein is encoded by the coding sequence ATGACCACATCAGTTGGCACCACTGCGCTCGACTCGGGGGGACGGGTGACGGATTCGATCGGCTTCGACGAGTTCGTCACCCTCCGCTCGAGCGCTCTGCTGCGGACAGCCTTCCTGCTGACCCACGATCATGCCCTCGCGGAGGACCTCCTCCAGACGGCCCTGACGAAGGCGTGGTTCGCGTGGCGCCGCATCGACGGCAACCCCGAGCCCTACGTCCGCAAGATCCTGGTCAACTCCTACGCGAGTGCCTGGCGCCGCAAGTGGCACGGCGAGCAGCCGACCGAGTTCCTGCCCGAGCACGCGTCTGCCCCGGCTGACGGCGAGGCCGCCCAGGACCTCTGGACCGCGATGGAGCGGCTGCCGCGCCGGCAGCGAGCCGTCGTCGTACTCCGCTACTTCGAAGACCTCACCGAGGCCCAGACCGCTACGGTGCTCGACTGCTCCGTCGGCACCGTGAAGTCCCAGACCAGCAAGGCTTTCGCCAAGCTGCGGCTCGATCCCGCGCTTGCCGTCCAGGAGGGGGAAGCCCGATGA